In Oryza brachyantha chromosome 1, ObraRS2, whole genome shotgun sequence, the following are encoded in one genomic region:
- the LOC102708008 gene encoding glucan endo-1,3-beta-glucosidase 13 isoform X2 — protein sequence MAHEALVAVFFLLLVGHCLGGKVGICYGRNADDLPAPDKVVQLIQQQSLKYVRIYDTNIDVIKAFANTGVELMVGVPNSDLLPFAQYQSNVDTWLKNSILPYYPATMITYITVGAEVTENPVNVSALVVPAMRNVHTALKKVGLHKKITISSTHSLGILSRSFPPSAGAFNSSYAYFLKPMLEFLVENQAPFMVDLYPYYAYQNSPSNVSLNYALFSPQAQDVIDPNTGLVYTNMFDAQIDSIFFALMALNFKTLKIMVTETGWPNKGAVKETGATSDNAQTYNTNLIRHVVNDSGTPAKPGEEIDVYIFSLFNENRKPGIESERNWGLFFPDQSSIYSLDWTGRGNVDIMTGGNITNANGTWCVASANASETDLQNGLNWACGPGNVDCSAIQPSQPCYQPDTLASHASYAFNSYYQQNGANDVACDFGGTGMRTTKDPSYDTCVYMAAGKMSTTNSSALPVLNGSSPSRLDERFSRLLSMLAIWIAACVL from the exons ATGGCGCATGAGGCTCTTGTTGCGGTCTTCTTCCTGCTGCTCGTCG GGCATTGCCTAGGCGGCAAGGTTGGCATCTGCTACGGTCGCAACGCGGATGACCTGCCGGCGCCGGACAAGGTGGTGCAGCTCATCCAGCAGCAGTCGCTCAAGTACGTGCGCATCTACGACACCAACATCGACGTCATCAAGGCCTTCGCCAACACCGGCGTGGAGCTCATGGTTGGCGTCCCCAACTCCGACCTCCTCCCCTTTGCACAGTACCAGTCCAACGTGGACACCTGGCTCAAGAACAGCATCCTCCCATACTACCCGGCCACCATGATCACCTACATCACCGTCGGCGCTGAGGTCACCGAGAATCCCGTCAATGTTTCCGCCCTCGTCGTGCCTGCCATGCGCAATGTGCACACCGCCCTCAAGAAGGTCGGGTTGCACAAGAAGATCACCATCTCGAGCACGCACTCGCTCGGAATACTGTCCCGGTCGTTTCCGCCGTCCGCGGGGGCGTTCAACAGCAGCTACGCCTACTTCCTCAAGCCGATGCTGGAGTTCCTTGTCGAGAACCAGGCACCGTTCATGGTGGATTTGTACCCGTACTATGCGTACCAGAACTCACCAAGCAATGTCTCGCTGAACTATGCGCTGTTCTCGCCGCAGGCTCAGGATGTGATTGACCCCAACACTGGACTGGTTTACACAAACATGTTCGATGCACAGATTGATTCCATTTTCTTTGCACTCATGGCTCTGAATTTTAAGACTCTGAAGATCATGGTCACTGAGACTGGGTGGCCGAACAAAGGTGCAGTTAAGGAGACCGGAGCAACATCTGACAATGCTCAGACCTACAATACTAATCTCATTCGTCATGTTGTTAATGACAGTGGGACGCCTGCAAAACCTGGGGAAGAAATTGATGTTTACATCTTTTCATTGTTCAATGAGAACAGGAAACCGGGCATCGAGTCTGAGAGGAACTGGGGGCTGTTTTTCCCTGACCAAAGCTCTATATACAGTCTAGATTGGACTGGAAGGGGAAATGTGGACATTATGACAGGAGGAAACATTACAAATGCTAATGGTACCTGGTGTGTTGCTTCTGCTAATGCATCGGAGACAGATCTTCAGAATGGTTTGAATTGGGCATGCGGACCAGGCAATGTCGATTGCTCTGCTATCCAGCCAAGTCAGCCATGCTACCAGCCTGATACATTGGCATCGCATGCTTCATATGCATTCAACAGCTATTACCAGCAAAATGGGGCTAATGATGTGGCCTGTGACTTTGGTGGTACTGGAATGCGGACAACTAAAGATCCAA GTTATGACACTTGTGTTTATATGGCTGCCGG TAAGATGAGCACAACAAATTCATCCGCCCTTCCGGTTTTAAATGGTTCCAGCCCATCGCGATTGGACGAACGCTTCTCCCGGTTGCTCTCCATGCTAGCCATTTGGATTGCAGCCTGTGTTCTGTGA
- the LOC102708008 gene encoding glucan endo-1,3-beta-glucosidase 13 isoform X1 has product MAHEALVAVFFLLLVGHCLGGKVGICYGRNADDLPAPDKVVQLIQQQSLKYVRIYDTNIDVIKAFANTGVELMVGVPNSDLLPFAQYQSNVDTWLKNSILPYYPATMITYITVGAEVTENPVNVSALVVPAMRNVHTALKKVGLHKKITISSTHSLGILSRSFPPSAGAFNSSYAYFLKPMLEFLVENQAPFMVDLYPYYAYQNSPSNVSLNYALFSPQAQDVIDPNTGLVYTNMFDAQIDSIFFALMALNFKTLKIMVTETGWPNKGAVKETGATSDNAQTYNTNLIRHVVNDSGTPAKPGEEIDVYIFSLFNENRKPGIESERNWGLFFPDQSSIYSLDWTGRGNVDIMTGGNITNANGTWCVASANASETDLQNGLNWACGPGNVDCSAIQPSQPCYQPDTLASHASYAFNSYYQQNGANDVACDFGGTGMRTTKDPSYDTCVYMAAGSKMSTTNSSALPVLNGSSPSRLDERFSRLLSMLAIWIAACVL; this is encoded by the exons ATGGCGCATGAGGCTCTTGTTGCGGTCTTCTTCCTGCTGCTCGTCG GGCATTGCCTAGGCGGCAAGGTTGGCATCTGCTACGGTCGCAACGCGGATGACCTGCCGGCGCCGGACAAGGTGGTGCAGCTCATCCAGCAGCAGTCGCTCAAGTACGTGCGCATCTACGACACCAACATCGACGTCATCAAGGCCTTCGCCAACACCGGCGTGGAGCTCATGGTTGGCGTCCCCAACTCCGACCTCCTCCCCTTTGCACAGTACCAGTCCAACGTGGACACCTGGCTCAAGAACAGCATCCTCCCATACTACCCGGCCACCATGATCACCTACATCACCGTCGGCGCTGAGGTCACCGAGAATCCCGTCAATGTTTCCGCCCTCGTCGTGCCTGCCATGCGCAATGTGCACACCGCCCTCAAGAAGGTCGGGTTGCACAAGAAGATCACCATCTCGAGCACGCACTCGCTCGGAATACTGTCCCGGTCGTTTCCGCCGTCCGCGGGGGCGTTCAACAGCAGCTACGCCTACTTCCTCAAGCCGATGCTGGAGTTCCTTGTCGAGAACCAGGCACCGTTCATGGTGGATTTGTACCCGTACTATGCGTACCAGAACTCACCAAGCAATGTCTCGCTGAACTATGCGCTGTTCTCGCCGCAGGCTCAGGATGTGATTGACCCCAACACTGGACTGGTTTACACAAACATGTTCGATGCACAGATTGATTCCATTTTCTTTGCACTCATGGCTCTGAATTTTAAGACTCTGAAGATCATGGTCACTGAGACTGGGTGGCCGAACAAAGGTGCAGTTAAGGAGACCGGAGCAACATCTGACAATGCTCAGACCTACAATACTAATCTCATTCGTCATGTTGTTAATGACAGTGGGACGCCTGCAAAACCTGGGGAAGAAATTGATGTTTACATCTTTTCATTGTTCAATGAGAACAGGAAACCGGGCATCGAGTCTGAGAGGAACTGGGGGCTGTTTTTCCCTGACCAAAGCTCTATATACAGTCTAGATTGGACTGGAAGGGGAAATGTGGACATTATGACAGGAGGAAACATTACAAATGCTAATGGTACCTGGTGTGTTGCTTCTGCTAATGCATCGGAGACAGATCTTCAGAATGGTTTGAATTGGGCATGCGGACCAGGCAATGTCGATTGCTCTGCTATCCAGCCAAGTCAGCCATGCTACCAGCCTGATACATTGGCATCGCATGCTTCATATGCATTCAACAGCTATTACCAGCAAAATGGGGCTAATGATGTGGCCTGTGACTTTGGTGGTACTGGAATGCGGACAACTAAAGATCCAA GTTATGACACTTGTGTTTATATGGCTGCCGG CAGTAAGATGAGCACAACAAATTCATCCGCCCTTCCGGTTTTAAATGGTTCCAGCCCATCGCGATTGGACGAACGCTTCTCCCGGTTGCTCTCCATGCTAGCCATTTGGATTGCAGCCTGTGTTCTGTGA
- the LOC102708289 gene encoding probable glutamate carboxypeptidase LAMP1 — protein sequence MSRLDAASLLLSPSPPQPPPKRKGGRRLLCFVSSTLAVLGASLSLLVLAVHSAPSPPPNYGSLFLSLASNDTAAIHLRALTLHPHVAGTRANSLAAAYVRDAFSSLSIPSRVTPYSVLLSYPVERSLSLTVPGRATTKSFSLSQETYPNDPYASATAEVIPTFYAYSASGSVSAEAVYANYGREEDFAYLTSRGVDVAGKVALARYGRIHCEDIVRNARVAGAAAAVVYTDPLQYGGAPGEAWFPNSRWLPPSGVQVGSLFLGVGDPTTPMWASSEGCERVSVEEAMATDDMPGIPALPVSARDAAEIHGALGGDAAPVDWQGREGSPVYRLGPGPAILNLTYTGNDTMATIENVFAVIEGAEEPDRYVILGNHRDAWTFGASDPNSGTASMIELAQRLSVLQKQGWRPRRTIIFCSWDAEEYGLTGSTEWVEENMEMLSSRAVAYLNVDVSVVGPVFRPSATPQLDELFQETMKLVQDPDNSSQTVYDSWVKSNISPMIRRLGHAGSDFAAFVQHVGIPSTTMGFGEGPGYPVYHTLYDDFVWMENFGDPGFRRHAAAASIWGMMALSLADEEILPFNYMSYTIELEAYTKLVENEVRGTAISCSPLHNAIRALKTAATKVNGERKELQRQLLSNQLIKDSLKTRSLNDRLMQAERAFTSREGLFKQEWFKHLVYGPSEQNDWESASFPGVGNAIASARRDNTTESWKFVQHEIYRVARAITQASVVLTGNLT from the exons ATGTCCCGCCtcgacgccgcctccctcctcctatctccctctccgccgcaaccgccgcccaAACGGAAGGGCGGGCGCCGGCTCCTCTGCTTCGTCTCCTCCACCCTCGCCGTCCTCGGCGCCTCCCTTTCGCTGCTCGTACTCGCCGTCCACTCCGCGCCGAGCCCGCCGCCGAACTACGGAAGCCTGTTCCTCTCCCTCGCCTCCAACGACACCGCGGCGATCCACCTCCGCGCGCTCACGCTTCACCCGCACGTCGCGGGCACCAGGGCCaactccctcgccgccgcctacgTGCGTGATGCGTTCTCGTCCCTCTCCATCCCGTCGCGCGTCACGCCGTACTCCGTCCTTCTCTCCTACCCGGTCGAGcgctccctctccctcaccgtcCCCGGCCGCGCCACCACCAAGAGCTTCTCCCTGTCGCAGGAGACGTACCCGAACGACCCCTACGCGTCCGCCACGGCGGAGGTGATACCGACGTTCTACGCCTACTCCGCCTCTGGGTCGGTGTCGGCCGAGGCCGTGTACGCCAACTACGGCCGCGAGGAGGACTTCGCCTACCTCACCTCccgcggcgtcgacgtcgcgGGAAAGGTGGCGCTCGCGCGGTACGGGAGGATCCACTGCGAGGACATCGTGCGCAACGCGCGCGTGGCGGGTGCCGCGGCCGCGGTGGTGTACACCGACCCTCTGCAGTACGGCGGCGCCCCCGGGGAGGCGTGGTTCCCCAACTCGCGatggctgccgccgtccggcGTGCAGGTAGGCAGCCTGTTCCTGGGCGTGGGCGACCCGACGACGCCGATGTGGGCGTCGTCCGAGGGGTGCGAGCGCGTGAGCGTGGAGGAGGCAATGGCCACCGACGACATGCCGGGGATCCCGGCGCTGCCGGTGTCCGCGCGTGACGCCGCAGAGATCCACGGCGCGCTGGGTGGCGATGCTGCGCCGGTGGACTGGCAGGGCCGGGAGGGGAGCCCGGTGTACCGCCTCGGCCCTGGGCCGGCGATCCTGAACCTAACGTATACC GGGAATGATACAATGGCCACCATAGAGAATGTCTTCGCGGTGATCGAAGGTGCAGAGGAGCCGGACAG ATATGTTATCCTTGGTAACCATCGTGATGCCTGGACATTTGGAGCATCAGACCCAAACAGCGGAACAGCATCTATGATCGAG CTAGCTCAAAGGCTTTCGGTGCTGCAAAAGCAAGGATGGAGACCTAGAAGAACCATAATCTTCTGCAGCTGGGATGCTGAAGAGTATGGACTG ACAGGATCTACAGAATGGGTTGAAGAAAACATGGAGATGCTTTCCTCAAGAGCTGTTGCTTATCTTAATGTTGACGTTTCAGTAGTTGGCCCCGTATTTCGTCCTTCTGCAACTCCCCAACTTGACGAGCTATTTCAGGAAACAATGAAATTG GTTCAAGATCCTGACAACTCATCTCAGACTGTATATGATTCATGGGTCAAGTCCAATATTTCTCCCATG attcgaCGGCTAGGCCATGCAGGATCAGATTTTGCAGCTTTTGTTCAACATGTCGGTATTCCTTCAACGACCATGGGTTTTGGAGAAG GACCAGGCTATCCCGTATATCATACTTTATACGACGACTTCGTGTGGATGGAGAATTTCGGAGATCCTGGGTTCCGTAGGCACGCTGCAG CTGCTAGCATCTGGGGAATGATGGCTTTGAGCCTTGCGGACGAAGAGATCCTGCCCTTCAACTATATGTCGTACACAATTGAACTTGAG GCATACACAAAGTTAGTAGAGAATGAAGTTAGGGGCACAGCTATCAGTTGCTCTCCATTGCACAATGCAATCAGAGCTCTGAAAACGGCAGCTACTAAAGTAAATGGCGAGAGGAAG GAACTTCAAAGGCAACTGTTAAGCAACCAGCTGATCAAGGATTCACTGAAAACACGGTCGCTCAATGACCGGCTTATGCAGGCAGAACGGGCATTCACTAGCAGGGAAGGCCTCTTCAAGCAAGAATGGTTCAAGCACCTG GTGTATGGACCCTCAGAACAGAATGACTGGGAAAGCGCATCTTTTCCTGGTGTAGGCAATGCCATAGCTAGCGCGAGGAGGGACAACACCACGGAATCATGGAAGTTTGTACAGCATGAGATTTACAGAGTCGCAAGGGCAATAACACAAGCTTCTGTTGTACTTACCGGCAACCTGACATGA